A window of Numenius arquata chromosome 6, bNumArq3.hap1.1, whole genome shotgun sequence contains these coding sequences:
- the LOC141465821 gene encoding astacin-like metalloendopeptidase, with product MDLKMFLVFTAFLLHATLGFPIQENYGNSTTTTEPTEVSTQEDISESPSPTETYSEDEVIFNRILKVNKDSSQYLQEGDIAPQRRRSAINCRHCSWPQSSDGIVRVPYVLDPAYEESHVKGIHDAMAEFETLTCINFVKRKTERDYLSIKSADGCWSNYGKVGGGQTVSVMKGGCTWKGIIQHELDHALGFLHEHSRSDRDKHVKIMWDYISPADRPDFKKFENSNNLGLPYDYSSVMHYGPYTFTNTTGKATIVPIPDGSVHIGQRQGLSNLDVAKINKLYNCSRCSTILDAASGTLRSANYPRNYSDNTNCVWLIRTRSRKVSLHFQSFDLQTTRGCQGDYVKVYDGSSKSSAVLMDKTCGSKLPNDVVASSNLMLVEFVTDGAVTASGFQAIFTSERTQRKPSIHN from the exons ATGGATCTGAAGATGTTCCTAGTCTTCACTGCATTTCTGCTTCACGCTACCCTGGGCTTCCCTATTCAG GAGAACTATGGAAACAGCACAACAA CAACAGAACCTACTGAG GTTAGTACCCAAGAGGATATATCCG AATCTCCCTCGCCTACAGAGACTTACTCCGAGGATGAAGTTATTTTTAACAGAATTCTGAAAGTTAACAAAG ACAGCTCTCAGTACTTGCAAGAAGGTGACATAGCTCCACAAAGGAGACGCAGTGCCATCAACTGTCGCCATTGCAGTTGGCCCCAGTCCAGCGATGGGATTGTTCGTGTTCCCTATGTCTTGGATCCTGCTTATG aggagagccacgtAAAGGGGATCCATGATGCCATGGCAGAATTTGAAACATTGACTTGTATTAATTTTGTGAAGCGCAAGACAGAACGTGACTACCTCAGCATTAAATCTGCCGATGG CTGCTGGTCTAACTATGGGAAAGTAGGAGGTGGACAGACTGTCTCTGTGATGAAAGGAGGCTGCACGTGGAAAGGAATAATTCAACATGAACTGGACCATGCTCTGGGCTTTTTGCATGAACATTCTCGAAGTGACAGGGATAAACATGTAAAGATCATGTGGGACTACATCAGTCCAG CTGACAGACCAGACTTCAAGAAATTTGAAAACTCCAATAACCTGGGTCTTCCGTATGACTATTCTTCAGTAATGCACTATGGCCC ATATACATTCACTAATACCACTGGGAAAGCAACTATTGTACCAATTCCTGATGGATCAGTACATATTGGACAGAGGCAGGGACTAAGCAACTTGGATGTGGCCAAAATCAACAAACTTTACAATTGCA GTCGATGCAGCACTATTCTCGATGCAGCCTCTGGAACCCTGAGATCTGCCAACTATCCAAGAAATTACTCAGATAACACCAACTGTGTCTGGCTCATCCGAACACGATCCAGAAAG GTTTCCCTGCACTTTCAATCCTTTGACCTGCAGACAACCAGAGGCTGTCAGGGTGATTATGTTAAAGTTTATGATGGATCCAGCAAGTCTTCTGCAGTTCTAATGGACAAGACCTGTGGATCAAAGTTACCCAATGATGTAGTAGCTTCTAGTAATCTCATGCTCGTAGAGTTTGTCACAGATGGTGCTGTTACAGCTTCTGGTTTTCAAGCCATCTTTACTTCTG AGAGGACCCAAAGAAAACCTAGCATCCACAACTGA